A single genomic interval of Xyrauchen texanus isolate HMW12.3.18 chromosome 40, RBS_HiC_50CHRs, whole genome shotgun sequence harbors:
- the c40h10orf90 gene encoding (E2-independent) E3 ubiquitin-conjugating enzyme FATS isoform X1, translated as MTMMSKDATDPPNAFSSLVMARRKAMVVKITEQLKKSKTSSDPSTTGRPISLTPSYDHGCKENDHHVVLRRKATIVKMTEQREHFSHGQPYTSKTPKYRYSYTEGIYGKDDRTYDSNSGVSLLAKEANVAMANPSCFSREQPDTTMAAKYRHSYTEGLQKTDSIKNSNSGVSLLANGANGAMANPSHFCREQADTTKTAKYRRSYTEGLNETDSLAYGSSSEVSLLANGTKVAMTNPSCFTGEQSDSTETVKLHRHSCTEGLNGIDGIKYDCNSGVSLLGYEANVPLANPFSREQSSSSKTTKLHRHSYIEGLSGTDAIKYDCNAGVSLLANEANVLLANPSHCSREVSDKTKKAKYRHSYTEGLGMNAKQYDSSSGVSLLANEANLTNPSPSNQTFTVSIQPGENKWKSSISLYLNNPTDSSTVEETNSGKYKLPRRPLSCDASLFNHTELDAIAVTHPKLHNKSSPVSQKTNIDLVSSSSSEARRHSASNNDAGIPGKEVFQWDRTLQQREETISGIKPLTLINVPDNSPHLNADAILALNAAAIIANIKLQAQQRQGVQRLNSSPEQRQITLNTTADDRGVKEDSYPSPDPDEKTETPSRCTHAEFVPFESQDATLETSPAQLSLREALANRRPDFIQRSQARVRALERRSQERQVLQKPHSSPQRPEPACIQQQEDSLLKSKNRGFIGKGLQVRTMRNYNKLPEVRKKKEEEKRKKEEEKRKLTSQTNRLRAELFKKKLLDQILRRGNH; from the exons ATGACAATGATGAGTAAAGATGCCACCGATCCTCCAAATGCCTTCTCTTCACTGGTTATGGCACGAAGAAAAGCCATggtggtcaaaatcactgaacagctgaaaaaAAGCAAAACTAGCTCTGATCCAAGCACAACAGGGCGGCCCATCTCCCTGACCCCTAGCTATGACCACGGTTGCAAAGAAAATGACCACCATGTGGTACTGAGAAGAAAAGCAACCATAGTAAAAATGACAGAGCAAAGAGAGCATTTTAGTCACGGACAGCCCTATACATCAAAAACACCAAAATACAGATACAGCTACACTGAGGGAATCTACGGAAAAGATGACAGAACATATGACAGCAACTCTGGAGTTAGTCTGTTAGCTAAAGAAGCTAATGTCGCCATGGCTAATCCCTCATGTTTTAGTCGAGAACAGCCAGATACAACAATGGCAGCAAAATATAGACACAGCTACACTGAGGGACTCCAAAAAACAGACAGCATAAAAAACAGTAATTCTGGAGTTAGCCTGTTAGCTAATGGAGCTAATGGAGCCATGGCTAATCCATCACATTTTTGTAGAGAACAAGCAGAtacaacaaaaacagcaaaatataGGCGAAGCTACACTGAGGGACTCAACGAAACAGACAGCCTCGCATATGGCAGTAGCTCTGAGGTTAGCCTATTAGCTAATGGAACTAAAGTTGCCATGACTAATCCCTCATGTTTTACTGGAGAACAGTCTGATTCAACAGAAACAGTGAAGCTACACAGACACAGCTGTACTGAAGGACTTAATGGAATAGACGGCATAAAGTACGACTGTAATTCTGGTGTTAGCCTGTTAGGTTATGAAGCTAATGTCCCGTTGGCTAATCCTTTTAGTCGAGAACAGTCCAGTTCATCAAAAACAACCAAGCTACACAGACACAGCTACATTGAGGGACTCAGTGGAACAGATGCCATAAAATACGATTGTAACGCAGGAGTTAGTCTGTTAGCTAATGAAGCGAATGTCCTCCTGGCTAATCCTTCACACTGTAGTCGAGAAgtgtcagataaaacaaaaaaagctaaatatagaCACAGCTACACTGAGGGACTCGGAATGAATGCAAAACAATACGATAGTAGCTCAGGAGTTAGCCTGTTGGCTAATGAAGCAAACTTGACTAATCCCTCGCCGTCAAATCAAACTTTTACGGTATCTATACAGCCAGGAGAAAACAAGTGGAAGTCTAGCATATCTCTTTACCTCAACAACCCAACAGACAGTAGTACAGTAGAAGAGACCAACAGCGGGAAGTATAAGCTGCCTCGAAGGCCTCTTAGCTGTGATGCTAGCCTTTTTAACCACACAGAGCTTGACGCTATTGCAGTTACACATCCCAAATTACACAACAAGAGCTCTCCTGTTTCCCAGAAGACAAATATTGACCTTGTTAGTTCCAGTAGCAGTGAAGCACGCAGGCATTCTGCCTCCAACAACGATGCAGGGATTCCAGGGAAAGAGGTATTTCAATGGGATCGAACACTTCAACAGAGGGAAGAAACTATTTCTGGAATCAAACCTCTCACTCTAATAAATGTACCAG ATAACTCGCCTCATCTCAACGCAGATGCTATTTTGGCCTTAAACGCTGCTGCAATTATCGCTAACATAAAGCTGCAGGCCCAGCAAAGACAAGGAGTACAGCGTCTCAATTCTTCTCCAGAGCAAAGACAAATTACATTAAACACAACAGCAG ATGATAGAGGGGTCAAGGAAGACAGCTATCCCTCTCCTGACCCTGATGAAAAGACTGAAACACCTTCTAGGTGTACACATGCTGAGTTTGTCCCATTTGAGTCTCAAGATGCCACTCTGGAAACTTCTCCTGCTCAGCTTTCACTGAGA GAGGCTTTAGCCAACAGACGGCCTGATTTCATCCAGCGCTCACAGGCTAGAGTTCGAGCCCTGGAGAGGAGGTCGCAGGAGAGGCAGGTGCTGCAGAAACCTCACAGCTCACCCCAGAGGCCTGAGCCTGCCTGCATCCAGCAACAGGAAG ATAGCCTTTTGAAATCAAAAAACAGAGGCTTCATTGGAAAGGGACTACAGGTGCGGACAATGAG GAATTATAACAAGCTTCCTGaagtgagaaaaaagaaagaggaagagaaaaggaaaaaggaagaggagaaaaggaaaCTGACATCTCAGACCAACAGGCTTCGGGCAGAACTCTTTAAAAAG AAACTTTTGGACCAGATTTTACGGAGAGGAAATCACTGA
- the c40h10orf90 gene encoding (E2-independent) E3 ubiquitin-conjugating enzyme FATS isoform X2, whose protein sequence is MTMMSKDATDPPNAFSSLVMARRKAMVVKITEQLKKSKTSSDPSTTGRPISLTPSYDHGCKENDHHVVLRRKATIVKMTEQREHFSHGQPYTSKTPKYRYSYTEGIYGKDDRTYDSNSGVSLLAKEANVAMANPSCFSREQPDTTMAAKYRHSYTEGLQKTDSIKNSNSGVSLLANGANGAMANPSHFCREQADTTKTAKYRRSYTEGLNETDSLAYGSSSEVSLLANGTKVAMTNPSCFTGEQSDSTETVKLHRHSCTEGLNGIDGIKYDCNSGVSLLGYEANVPLANPFSREQSSSSKTTKLHRHSYIEGLSGTDAIKYDCNAGVSLLANEANVLLANPSHCSREVSDKTKKAKYRHSYTEGLGMNAKQYDSSSGVSLLANEANLTNPSPSNQTFTVSIQPGENKWKSSISLYLNNPTDSSTVEETNSGKYKLPRRPLSCDASLFNHTELDAIAVTHPKLHNKSSPVSQKTNIDLVSSSSSEARRHSASNNDAGIPGKEVFQWDRTLQQREETISGIKPLTLINVPDNSPHLNADAILALNAAAIIANIKLQAQQRQGVQRLNSSPEQRQITLNTTADDRGVKEDSYPSPDPDEKTETPSRCTHAEFVPFESQDATLETSPAQLSLREALANRRPDFIQRSQARVRALERRSQERQVLQKPHSSPQRPEPACIQQQEDSLLKSKNRGFIGKGLQVRTMRNYNKLPEVRKKKEEEKRKKEEEKRKLTSQTNRLRAELFKKWCRNPGRE, encoded by the exons ATGACAATGATGAGTAAAGATGCCACCGATCCTCCAAATGCCTTCTCTTCACTGGTTATGGCACGAAGAAAAGCCATggtggtcaaaatcactgaacagctgaaaaaAAGCAAAACTAGCTCTGATCCAAGCACAACAGGGCGGCCCATCTCCCTGACCCCTAGCTATGACCACGGTTGCAAAGAAAATGACCACCATGTGGTACTGAGAAGAAAAGCAACCATAGTAAAAATGACAGAGCAAAGAGAGCATTTTAGTCACGGACAGCCCTATACATCAAAAACACCAAAATACAGATACAGCTACACTGAGGGAATCTACGGAAAAGATGACAGAACATATGACAGCAACTCTGGAGTTAGTCTGTTAGCTAAAGAAGCTAATGTCGCCATGGCTAATCCCTCATGTTTTAGTCGAGAACAGCCAGATACAACAATGGCAGCAAAATATAGACACAGCTACACTGAGGGACTCCAAAAAACAGACAGCATAAAAAACAGTAATTCTGGAGTTAGCCTGTTAGCTAATGGAGCTAATGGAGCCATGGCTAATCCATCACATTTTTGTAGAGAACAAGCAGAtacaacaaaaacagcaaaatataGGCGAAGCTACACTGAGGGACTCAACGAAACAGACAGCCTCGCATATGGCAGTAGCTCTGAGGTTAGCCTATTAGCTAATGGAACTAAAGTTGCCATGACTAATCCCTCATGTTTTACTGGAGAACAGTCTGATTCAACAGAAACAGTGAAGCTACACAGACACAGCTGTACTGAAGGACTTAATGGAATAGACGGCATAAAGTACGACTGTAATTCTGGTGTTAGCCTGTTAGGTTATGAAGCTAATGTCCCGTTGGCTAATCCTTTTAGTCGAGAACAGTCCAGTTCATCAAAAACAACCAAGCTACACAGACACAGCTACATTGAGGGACTCAGTGGAACAGATGCCATAAAATACGATTGTAACGCAGGAGTTAGTCTGTTAGCTAATGAAGCGAATGTCCTCCTGGCTAATCCTTCACACTGTAGTCGAGAAgtgtcagataaaacaaaaaaagctaaatatagaCACAGCTACACTGAGGGACTCGGAATGAATGCAAAACAATACGATAGTAGCTCAGGAGTTAGCCTGTTGGCTAATGAAGCAAACTTGACTAATCCCTCGCCGTCAAATCAAACTTTTACGGTATCTATACAGCCAGGAGAAAACAAGTGGAAGTCTAGCATATCTCTTTACCTCAACAACCCAACAGACAGTAGTACAGTAGAAGAGACCAACAGCGGGAAGTATAAGCTGCCTCGAAGGCCTCTTAGCTGTGATGCTAGCCTTTTTAACCACACAGAGCTTGACGCTATTGCAGTTACACATCCCAAATTACACAACAAGAGCTCTCCTGTTTCCCAGAAGACAAATATTGACCTTGTTAGTTCCAGTAGCAGTGAAGCACGCAGGCATTCTGCCTCCAACAACGATGCAGGGATTCCAGGGAAAGAGGTATTTCAATGGGATCGAACACTTCAACAGAGGGAAGAAACTATTTCTGGAATCAAACCTCTCACTCTAATAAATGTACCAG ATAACTCGCCTCATCTCAACGCAGATGCTATTTTGGCCTTAAACGCTGCTGCAATTATCGCTAACATAAAGCTGCAGGCCCAGCAAAGACAAGGAGTACAGCGTCTCAATTCTTCTCCAGAGCAAAGACAAATTACATTAAACACAACAGCAG ATGATAGAGGGGTCAAGGAAGACAGCTATCCCTCTCCTGACCCTGATGAAAAGACTGAAACACCTTCTAGGTGTACACATGCTGAGTTTGTCCCATTTGAGTCTCAAGATGCCACTCTGGAAACTTCTCCTGCTCAGCTTTCACTGAGA GAGGCTTTAGCCAACAGACGGCCTGATTTCATCCAGCGCTCACAGGCTAGAGTTCGAGCCCTGGAGAGGAGGTCGCAGGAGAGGCAGGTGCTGCAGAAACCTCACAGCTCACCCCAGAGGCCTGAGCCTGCCTGCATCCAGCAACAGGAAG ATAGCCTTTTGAAATCAAAAAACAGAGGCTTCATTGGAAAGGGACTACAGGTGCGGACAATGAG GAATTATAACAAGCTTCCTGaagtgagaaaaaagaaagaggaagagaaaaggaaaaaggaagaggagaaaaggaaaCTGACATCTCAGACCAACAGGCTTCGGGCAGAACTCTTTAAAAAG tggtgccgaaatcCCGGGAGGGAGTAG